The genomic stretch TGGGCAATGGCGTGTTCCACGTCTTCGTGTGCCAGCCAGGCGGCGCGCCAGGGCAATTCGCTGCCGACAATATCAAACAGGACGGCGGTTACGCGGGCCACGCTGGGCGCTGGTTTCACCAAGCAGGCATTGCCGGAGCAGAGGGCGGGCACGGCAAAGCGGATAATCTGCCACACGGGGTAGTTCCACGGCATCACGGCCAGCACCACGCCCAAGGGCTCGAAGCGCACTTGGCTGAGGCTGGCCTGGGTGGCGATGGTTTGGTGTTGCAGAAGCTGGGGGGCGAGCTTCGCATAATAGCGGATGAGGGAGACGGATTTGTCCATCTCGGCTTCGCATTCGCGCAGGCAGCGGCCGACTTCTTCGCAAATCATGCGGGCGAGCTTGGTTTTTTCGGCTTCGAGGCGGTCGGCAAAGGCAGCAAGCATGGCCACCCGCGCCTGCACGCCGGCAGCGGCAAAGCGGCGCTGGGCGGTGCGCATTTCGGCCAGGCTTTGGCTGAAGGCGTCCATGCTGTCGGCGGGGCGTTCGTATAGCAAGGTGTTGCTGACGACGTTACGGCTATAGAACATGGTGTTTCCTTTCTCTATTTGCTTTGGATTAAATGGTTTTAGCGGGCAGCCCATGCAGTAGGCTACCTGAAAGCGCAGCTTTAACGAAGCTAAAACAAGCCCTGCTGGCTTCTGCGAAACTAAAACTTGATGCGATTGTTTTTATTATTTTTATAAACTGCCTTGCCCTACTCTTTTTCGGCCACGACAAAGGCTACCACCGCGCCGTTATCGTCGCTCAGGCTCAAATGCACCCGCCCGATGCCTTGTTGGCGCAGCCATTCCTGCAAGGGCGGCTCTACCACAAATTCTGGGCGGCCGAGTTTGTCGTGGGCGATGGAGATGTGGTGCAGAGTTACCGGCGAGCGCAAGCCGGTGTGCACGGCTTTGGCAAAGGCTTCTTTGGCGGCAAACCGCTTGGCTAGGAAGTTTACCTTGTTGCCGACGGAGCGCCACTCCAAAAGTTCGATGCGGCTAAGCAGGCGTTCGGCCAATGCCTGGCCGTATTTATCGTATAGCTGCTCGATGCGCTCGATACGCAGGATGTCGGTGCCGATGCCGTAGATCATTGAGTATTCCTGTTGTGCAAGATAGTGGCGCATTGTAGCGCATTTTGGCTGCGGCCTTACAGGTGGGCGGCCTAGGCTTGCTGGGATTGGCATATTTTCAGGTAGCCTCACAACCGTTCTGCAAATCTTCCGCGCAAAACAAAGCCGCATCTATTTGCAAGATACGGCAGCGTTTATGCAGCAAGCGGCTTAAGCCATGGCTTTGATTTTGGCAGCCAAACGGCTTTTGTGGCGGGCGGCTTTGTTTTTGTGGAACACGCCTTTGTCGGCGATGCGGTCCATCACTTTGGTGGCTGCCACGAATTCGGCTTGGGCGGCGGCTTTATCGCCACTTTCCACAACCTTCAAAACTTTCTTCACTGCGGTACGGAAAGCAGTACGCAGGCTGGCATTGTGTGCACGGTTTTTCTGCGACTGGCGGGCGCGTTTGCGTGCCTGGGCGCTATTGGCCATATGAAAAATCTCCTGATTAAGTAAAATATAATACGTAAGCGCGTTATTTTACTGACGATGTTGCCTAAATGCAAGCAGCCACGAGCTGTTTTCGGTAAACGGAGGGCAAGTGGCAAAAGAACGTTTGCCTGATACAACAAATTTGGGGCGGACTGCTATATTTTTCAGCTAATCTGAGGCCTTTGCAAAACTACAGATTTGAATACAGTTTAAAGTAGTAGCATCACAGAATGTGCAGATAATATTGGAATATTTTCAAGCATTCGAGAAGCATACTGCGAAGAAATGTGCCCAAGATGGAGTTTTGCAAAGGTCTCAATCTTAAAACTGCCAAAGCCAAACCAAAAAGGCTACCTGAAACTTTCAGATCTCCTTTGCTAATAACGCCGCACCCTGCCTAACTATTTCTCCCGCCGGTAGAACCCGCTATCCATATATGCCACCACGCCCTCGCGCAGTAATACCAGCGTAACCGCGGCCAAAGGCAGCGCCAGTAGCATACCCACAAAGCCCAACAGGCTGCCGAAAGCCATCAAGGCGAAAATTACCCAAAACGGCGAAAGCCCGATGCGATCGCCCACAATCTTCGGCGTGATAAAGAAACTCTCCAGAAACTGCCCCACGGCAAACACCGCCCACACCGTAATCAGCCCCTGCCAAGTGCCAAACTGCAACAGCGCAGCTATCGTGGCCAGCAGCAGGCCAGTGAACGCTCCCAAATACGGCACAAACACCAAGAGCCCCGCCACCATACCAATAGCAAAACCCGATTCCAAACCCGCCAGCATCAGGCCCAAACCATAGAGCAGGCCCATGATCAGCATTACAATCAGCTGGCCGCGCAAAAATTCGCCCAACACCGTATCCATATTGCCGCCGATGCGCGTATAGGCCGCCAGATAGCGGCGCGGAATCATGGTATTAATCCCCTCTGCCCAGCGCGACCAATCCAGCAAAAAGTAATACAGCAAAAACGGCAGTACCATCAAGTTGCCCAAACCGGATACCAGGCTGCCACCCTGTTCCAGCAAGGCCGGCAGCGCCTTGGAAAGCCCCGCCTGAACGCTGCTCACATGGCTGCTCAGCCATTTTGATACCGATTGATCGTCCAACACCCAATGCGTACCCAGCATATGATTAATCCAGGGCAGCGCCTTATTTTGCGCAAATGCCACCAATTCCGGCAGTTTATCCAGCAAACTGCCAAACTGCTGCACCAACATCGGCACCACAATCAGCAGCAGCAACACCAGCAGCAGCAGCGCAAACACCATCACCAGCATCGCCGCCGTCGCACGCCGCACCCTGTGCCGGCAAAGCTTTTCCACCAGCGGGTTCAAAATATAGGCCAACACTGCAGCCACCACAAACGGCGAAAGCATATCGCGCATCTGCACAATTAAAAGCACCACCACCAACAATAGCGCTATGCCCACCACCCACGGCAGCCAGCCACGCTTCTTCGCTTGATACATACTACAGCCTCTTAAATTCATCCGGCACATGCCGCGTCGCGCGCATTATCCGGTGTCAACCCATAAAAAACAAATGATTTCACACACAATCAACAAGAAAGGCTACCTGAAACCACGCTCTCTTTTCAGGTAGCCTTTTGAGACAACTTGACTGCCCACCCCGCCATCGCTACATTCCCTCCATCCCATTTTATCCCCGCCCAAGCATGAACTACGCCCTCGATGCCATCTGGTGGCGGCTGCGCCACCCCGCCGTGCGCGACCTCGCCTCCCTACTCACCGCCCCGCCCCTATGGCACAGCGGCTGCGAGCTCCCCATCCCCCGCTTGCTCGGCAGCCAAGGCTTCCGCTTCCTGCTCAACCTCGACAGCCAGCCCGCACCGCTGCAACAATGGCTCGAACAAGAAGCCCCTTTCGGCCACCGCCTAGGCCACTACGCCGAAAGCCTACTCGCCTTCTGGCTGGCACACGCCCCCCATTGCCAACTCATCGCCCGCAACCACCCCATCCGCAGCGAAAGTGGCCAAACCCTCGGCGCCGCCGACTTCCTCTGCCTGCTCGACTCCACCCCCTACCACCTCGAACTCACCTGCAAATACTACGGTGGCGACACCCCACAAGACCTCAGCGGCCTCAACCCCACCGACACCCTACTCAGCAAAGCCGCCAAACTGCAACAACAATGCCTCCTCCTCCACACCACCCAAGCCCGCGCCCAACTGCCCGAACCATTCAAAGGCTACCTGAAAACGAGCGAAGCGAGTTTCTGCGAAGCTAAAACGAGCAAAGCGGGTTTCTACGAAGCTAAAACGAGCAAAGCGGGTTTCTACGAAGCTAAAACGAACGAAGTGAGTTTCTGCGAAACTAAAACGAGCAAAGCGGGTTTCTACGAAGCTAAAACAAACGAAGCAAGCCCCAGCGAAGCCAATACGGGCACAACAGATTGCCGCCAACCCCCAAACCTCAGCCAAGCCCTCACCACCGCCACCATCATCCGCGGCACCGGCTTTACCCCAAACGGCAACCTCAACGGCAGCCCTCTCAATCCCCTAGGCTGGAGCGGCCTTCTCCTCCGGCAATGGGCAAACTATCCCGCCCAGGCCGCACAACGCTTCCACCCCCTGCCCCGCCTCGCCTACCTCGCCCCTGCCCGCGTCCCGTTTGAACAAACCATTACCGCAGCCGAACTCGCCCGCCAAGCCCCCGGCCTCATCGCCGTGGTCGAACCACGCCCCGACGGCATATGGCATGAAACACAACGCCTGATGTGCCGTGGCTGAACAACAAGGCCGAACAGCAAAAAGGCTACCTGAAACCATCCAACCGGTTTTCAGATAGCCTTTCTAATAAACAGATGCAAAAACATCATCGGCAAAACAGCAGTCTAGCGCGTTACCTCCACACCAACACCCACTTTGCCATAGGGCGTAACGCTGCTATTCCCGCTACCCAAATCCACCGAACCACTCGCACCTACGTGACCGTTGCCGCCGCTCACACCCACACCCACGCCGGCACCGCAGGCCGACAACATAACAACCAACACCGCCACAGCGGCCAAACGATATGCTGCTTTCATTGCTTTTCCTTTCATCTGATTGAATACAATACAAGTAATAGCGAATAATAGCACAATAATTTTCAGGTAGCCTCTACGGCACAGCCGGCTACCCGAAAGCCCAACTTCAACGAAGTTTCCGAAGGAATACTGAGTTTCTGTGGAACTCAAATCAGCCGCCCGCCTTATGCCCCTCTGCCACCCGCACATAATGCGCCGCCGAATAAGGCAGAAACGCCATTTCATCCGCCGTAAGCCGCCGCACTTGCTTCACCGGCGAACCCACATACAAATAACCGCTTTCCAGCCGTTTGCGCGGCGGCACCAAGCTGCCCGCTCCAATCATCACATCATCTTCAATCACCGCATCATCTAACACAATACTACCCATCCCCACCAACACGCAGTTGCCAACGGTGCAGCCGTGCAGCGTAACATGATGGCCGATAGTGCAATCTTCGCCGATGATCAGCGGCGAACCTTCCGGTTTGTCGTCCGTTTTGTGGCTCACGTGCAGCATCACATGATCTTGAATATTGCTGCCCCGCCCCACACGGATGCTATTCACATCCCCCCGCAGCACGGCAAACGGCCATACCGACACATTCTCGGCCAACACTACATCCCCCGCCACCAAACATAGCGGATCGAGATAACAACTGCCATGCATCTGCGGCACGGTATCCAAATAAGGGCGGATATTGCTCATGGAAAACTCCTGGTTCGTATCAAGCCGCAAAGGCTACCTGAAAATCGGATGGCGGCAAAGCCGGGCTGTGGTTTTAGCTGTGTAGGAACCAATCCGGCAGCATAACAATACCGTCCCCCTACCCTGCCACAAAAGGCTACCTGAAACTTCCCCAGCCACCCAGCAGCAAGCACACGCATTAGCGTTATAATTCCACCTTTGCCCGCGCTTTTTCAGGTAGCCTCATGGACATCATCCAATACCCCGATTCCCCCTTCAAACTCCACCAACCCTTCCCGCCCGCCGGCGACCAGCCTACCGCCATTGCCGGCCTGCTCGAAGGGCTTTCAGACGGCCTTGCCTATCAAACCCTGCTCGGCGTAACCGGTTCGGGCAAAACCTACACCATGGCGAACGTCATCGCGCAAAGCGGCCGACCCGCCATCATCATGGCGCACAACAAAACCCTTGCCGCCCAGCTTTATGCCGAAATGCGCGAGTTTTTCCCCGAAAACGCGGTGGAATATTTCGTCTCCTACTACGACTATTACCAGCCCGAAGCCTATGTGCCCAGCCGCGACTTGTTCATCGAAAAAGACAGCGCGATCAACGAACACATCGAGCAAATGCGCCTTTCCGCCACCAAAAACCTGATGACGCGCGACGACGTGATTATCGTCGCCACCGTGTCCGCCATTTACGGTATCGGCGACCCGACCGAGTATCAACAAATGGTGTTGTCCGTCAAAGAAGGAGACACCATCGAGCAGCGCGACATCATCGCCACACTCGTTTCCATGCAGTACGAACGCGGCGATTTGGACTTCAAACGCGGCAGCTTCCGCGTGCGCGGCGACGTGATTGACGTGTACCCCGCCGAAAGCTCCGAAAACGCCCTGCGCATCAGCCTGTTTGACGACGAAATCGACCGCCTCGATATGTTCGACCCACTTTCAGGCAGCCTGCACCAGCGCGTCGGCCGCTACACCGTCTTCCCGTCCAGCCACTACGTTACCCCGCGCGACACCGTATTGCGCGCCTGCGAGTCCATCAAAGAAGAACTGCGCGAACGCATCGAATTTTTCGCCCGCGAACAACGCCCCGTCGAGCAACAACGCATCGAACAGCGCACCCGCTTCGACCTCGAAATGCTCTACGAAATGGGCTTCTGCAAAGGCATCGAAAACTACTCCCGCCACTTCTCCGGCAAAAAAGAAGGCGAACCGCCGCCCACACTGATGGACTACCTGCCCGACAACGCCATCATGTTCATCGACGAAAGCCACGTTACCGTTACCCAAATCGGCGGCATGTACAAAGGGGACGCATCGCGCAAGCAAAACCTCGTGGACTACGGCTTCCGCCTGCCTTCCGCCCGCGACAACCGCCCGCTCAAATTCCACGAATTTGAAAAAGTCATGCCGCAAACCGTCTTCGTTTCCGCCACCCCCGCCAAATACGAAGAAGAACACGCCGGACAAGTGGTCGAACAAGTCGTCCGCCCCACAGGGCTGGTCGACCCCCAAATCATCATCCGCCCCGTCGCCACCCAAGTCGATGACTTAATGAGCGAAATCAACGACCGCATCCAAAAAGGCGAACGCGTACTCGTTACCACCCTTACCAAACGCATGGCGGAGCAACTTACCGACTATTACAGCGAACTCGGCATCAAAGTGCGCTACCTGCATAGCGACATCGACACCGTCGAGCGCGTTGAAATCATTAGAGATTTGCGTCTCGGCCTGTTTGACGTACTCGTCGGCATCAACCTGTTGCGCGAAGGCTTGGACATCCCCGAAGTCTCCCTCGTCGCCATCCTCGACGCCGACAAAGAAGGCTTCCTGCGCTCCCACCGCAGCCTGATTCAGACCATAGGCCGCGCCGCGCGCAACGTGAACGGCGTCGCCATTCTGTACGCCGACAAAATCACCGACTCCATGAAAGCCGCCATCGACGAAACCGAACGCCGCCGCGAAAAACAGATTAAATTTAATGAAGAACACGGCATCGTGCCGCAACAGATTAAAAAACAGGTCAAAGACATCATCGACGGCGTGTACCACGAAGAAGACAGTGGCAAAGGCCGTCTGAAAGGCAAAAACAAAGTTAAAGTCGGCGAAATCCACAATGAAGAAGACGCGATTAAAGAAATCGCCAAACTGGAAAAAGCCATGCAGCAGGCGGCTAGGGATTTGCAGTTTGAAGAAGCGGCTGTGTTGAGGGATAGGATTCGTGGGATTAAGGAAGGGTTGTTGTTTGGGAGTAAAGATTTTAACGGAAAGGATTGATGCAATGAATGTAGCTTTTTTATTTAATTCAGACCATCATTTATTGGGTTCATATTATGGTTATCCGATTATGAAAGCTATTCTGGAAACTGGTATTTTGCAGTCGGTTGACAGGAGTATGCGTATATCAGTTGGAGATATTTTAACTTATTCAAACGCCATGCAGTACAATTTAGATCATGCTGAATTATGTCAAAGGGTTTATCAGCCTGTTTCATTAGATCACCTATATGCAAAGAAATTGAAAGATACATTTAATACAGCAACAATTTATTGTTTGTTATTTCAAAATATGGATTTATTGACTGCTCAAAAAATACATAGTTCTTTAAATTCATTTCCTCCTTATCTTGGCTCAATGGATATCAAGTTTTCTAATCCTCTTCATCTTTATTTTTTTAGAAATAGTCTTATAGAGTTATATAGATTAGATTCTGGAAGAATATCTTTATTTTATTCAATGGGGGAAATGGAGGAAGGTTCTTTTGATACAGAAATTAAGGATTTATTTGAAACTTTTGGTTTTTTAACTACATTTGAAGATATAGGGGCTAGAGGTACCATATTTGATAACTTTGATAATATAGAGCATTTTAAAAGAATTGAGTCTTTTGAAAATTTTTTCATGACATTGGCTGGTTTAGAAACTGAAGATATTTCTAATGCTATCTATAACTTAGAAGAACTGCACCCTAAACTCTTTGATATATTAGCTGCATCAACTAGAACTTTAGAAAGAGCAGAAACAGAAGAGGATTTAGCACAGGCAGCTTTATCAGGTAGAAGGTTCTTAGAAAAATTAGCTCATTATCTATTTCCCCCACAGAATGAACTTTGGAGAGGACGAAAGGTAGGAACAAGCGAATATAAAAATAGAATCTGGGCATATATTACAATAGCTTGCGAAAAGTCCCATTCAGATTTAATAGAAAAGCTTGGAAAAGAAGCAGATAGATTAATTGAGTTGTTCAATGCTGGCTTACATGCTACCCCAAGCAAAGAAAAGATTGAAACAGCATTTTGTGATTTAATTAAATGGATTGCAGATATTATTCAAATGAACCCTTCAGAAATAAGGAAACCATATTTGGCATATGAGCAAGAAATTCATAATTTCTTAGATGAATTCCTCAAAACTAACGTATAGCAGGCCCTAGCCTGCATTTCCATCTACCGCGTGCGTGGCTGCGCCACACACCCTACCTGCGGGCGGCACAAACTTTAAAACCAACGTGTAGGGTGTGTGCGGTACGCACGCACGCGTTCTTTGCCTTGGAGGCAGCCTGCACCTGCGTAGGCATAAATGCCGCCCCTACATTCCCCAAAAAAAGCAGCCTGCACTTCTAATTCCCAAAGTGCAGGCTGCTTTTCTGTTCACAGCGTTACCGCTTATTCAATAACGACCCGCGCATTCAGCGGCTGTACGGGGCGGCTATTGTGCGAACCGATGGCGCGGGTGAATTTCTCCGCTTGCGCTTGGTCGATATGGTCATAAGTTTTCAATACTAACCATGATACGCCTTCGGTGCATGGCGGCGTGGTCAGTGAGCCGGCAAAGCGATAGTAACGCAGGTTGCGCGGCAGCAGTGATGCGGCATTGAACGGCTGATCAAGTCTCACTTTTCCTGCCGTCATCGGCATGGCGTCCCAAATGGAGGCCAGGCGGTCGTTGGTTTTGCCGGCTTCATACAGCACGGCCAATACCAACGGCTGTTTGTTTTCGTCCAAGTGGACGAAGTGGGCTTCCATCGGGAAGGTGCGGCCTTTGATTTGGTTTTCGCTCGGCACGTGGAAGTGGAACTGTTTCAGGGTGTAGGTGCGACCGTTCACGGTTAGGGTGTTGCCGCCTTCGGGATAATTGACCTGAATGGTGTGACCGTTGTTTTCCACTTCCACAGCACTCGGATGGTAATTGGCTTTGATGGAAGGCAGGCGGCCGGAAACGGTTTCGGTAATGTTTACAGGGGATTGGTTTTTGCCGGTGGAGCACAAGCGGAACTCTTCGGACAGATTGCCCCAGCTTTCGGGGGAATCGTGCCCTGTGTAGCCCCAATGGGTATGGTCGCCATGTGCGACGGCAGAGAGCGCGGTAAACGCCGACAGCACGACGGCGGTCAGGCGGGGTAACGTACGTTTGAAGCAGAGCATTGCAATATCCTTTTCTGTTAAGGAGTGGAAAAAAGCGTTGCGGTGCGTATGTAAATATTTTTATTTTTTATTGAAAGATAGCTATATTAAATAGTTCGGTCAAGCTTTCCCGGCCTACAAACTATTAGAGCAATGAAGTTAAAACGAATTCATTTCGCCACCATCCTACTTTATTTTGAATTACTATTAGGCAGGCTGCCCTTATCCGACAAAATATTAATACCCGCGCCGAAGTGCCGAATTTGATTCAAATAATGCAAGCTCCTGTATTTATTCACCCCGCCCGGCAAAATACCGTTGTTACACCTTATCTCCCAAAGGCTAGGGTCACGCTGGTAATTTGGATATCGTCGTTCAGCGGCCGCAGCACGGCGTTATCGGGCAGGTAGCGCTCGGAAGATACGGGCACCAGTGCCACGCCCTGCTCGCAACCGGCAAAGGCTACCTGTAAGGCGATGGAGCGCACTTCGTGCAGGATATTGGGCACAAATCCGGCGCGTTGGCAGGCGGCAAGCAGGGCGTCGAAGGAATCGGGGCTGACTGCGCGCTCAAACATCACAAAGCCTTCGCAAGCCAGGTCTTTTAAATCTATCGACTCGCGCTCGGCAAAGGGATGGCTTTTCGGCAACACCACGGCCAGCGGCTCGCGGCGCAGGGTGTGCAGGCGGATGGTGCTGTCCCATGGGATTTCCAGGCGGGCGAAGGCGAGGTCGATATCACCCGCTTGCAGCAGCGGCTCGGCGTCTCCGCTGTCGATTTCGCGCACCCGCACGGTGAGCGTGGGGTAGTGCTGGTGGATATATTCGATGAGGGGCGGCACCACTTCCAAGAGCGCCATGGTAATCGCGCCGATGTGCAGAATGCCGCTGTGGCCGGCGGCGATTTCCTGCACGGTGGTTTGCAGCCGCTGCATCTGCTCGGCAAATTTGCGCACGGCGGGCAGGATGGAATAGCCGGCGGCGGTGAGTTTGGTGCCGCGCCGCGAGCGTTCAAACAGCACCATACCCAAGGCCTGCTCGAGCTGTTTGATATGTTCGGTGAGCGGCGGCTGCGACATATTCAGCTGTTCAGCGGCGCGCCCGAAGTGTTCTTCTTCGGCCACGGCAAAAAACATCCACAAATGGCGAATGAGGCGGAAATTTATCATCTACTTTACCTATCACGGGCTTCCTTAAGCAGTATTCTAATCAAGAAACCAGTTGTAATAGTATGGCCACCTGAGTATTTGGGAGTATGTAAATGTTCGGTATTATTAATTTTTCTGCTTATTTGCTCGCCGTGTTGCTGCTGGTGTTGCTGCCCGGGCCGAATATGATTTACTGCTTATCAGTGGCCGGGCAATACGGCACCAAAACAGGCTGGAGCGCCTTCGCTGGCATCTTTGTCGGCAATGGCGTGTTGATTGTGGCTTCCACTTTCGGCGCCAGTGCCCTGTTGCAAACCTATCCTTCTTTATTTAACGCGCTGCAACTGGCCGGTGGCGCATACTTGGCCTATTTGGGCATCATGCTGCTGCGTGAAGGCTGGCTCAAACTGCATCATGCTGCCGCTGCCAAAGCCGACAGCCATACTGCTGAAGGCACCCTGCTGCAAGTGTTCCGCAAATCGCTCACCATTTCCTTGCTCAATCCGCAAAGCCTGCTGTTTTTCCCAGCCATCATGGTGCAGTTTGTCGATATCCGCTATGAACACCCGTACCTGAGCTTCCTGCTCTTGGGCGGCACCTTCCAGCTGTGCAGCCTGCTGTGCATGGGTACGCTGATTCTGATGGCTAACTCGGTTGGCCGCGTGGGCACCAAATACAGCCGTGTGGCTGCGTTCGGTAAAAGTGGTGCCGGCGCTCTGTTTATCTTCTTCGCGGCCAAACTGTGGCTGGCCACCGCCATCGTCTAAACTAAATCCTAAATTGCTGCTTTAGGCTACCTGAAAATAGTGTGCCGTACTTCCGTACCAAACTCCTATCCGCAACAGCCACGATTTTTCAGGTAGCCTTCTCCCCTGCCAAGGCTACCTGAAACCTGCTAAGCTATTTCTGCCAATCCGCTTTGGGCTATAATCGCTATTTTTCATTATCTTCCGATTCCCTTTTGAAAT from Eikenella exigua encodes the following:
- the acpS gene encoding holo-ACP synthase, which encodes MIYGIGTDILRIERIEQLYDKYGQALAERLLSRIELLEWRSVGNKVNFLAKRFAAKEAFAKAVHTGLRSPVTLHHISIAHDKLGRPEFVVEPPLQEWLRQQGIGRVHLSLSDDNGAVVAFVVAEKE
- the rpsT gene encoding 30S ribosomal protein S20; the encoded protein is MANSAQARKRARQSQKNRAHNASLRTAFRTAVKKVLKVVESGDKAAAQAEFVAATKVMDRIADKGVFHKNKAARHKSRLAAKIKAMA
- a CDS encoding AI-2E family transporter, with product MYQAKKRGWLPWVVGIALLLVVVLLIVQMRDMLSPFVVAAVLAYILNPLVEKLCRHRVRRATAAMLVMVFALLLLVLLLLIVVPMLVQQFGSLLDKLPELVAFAQNKALPWINHMLGTHWVLDDQSVSKWLSSHVSSVQAGLSKALPALLEQGGSLVSGLGNLMVLPFLLYYFLLDWSRWAEGINTMIPRRYLAAYTRIGGNMDTVLGEFLRGQLIVMLIMGLLYGLGLMLAGLESGFAIGMVAGLLVFVPYLGAFTGLLLATIAALLQFGTWQGLITVWAVFAVGQFLESFFITPKIVGDRIGLSPFWVIFALMAFGSLLGFVGMLLALPLAAVTLVLLREGVVAYMDSGFYRREK
- a CDS encoding gamma carbonic anhydrase family protein; the encoded protein is MSNIRPYLDTVPQMHGSCYLDPLCLVAGDVVLAENVSVWPFAVLRGDVNSIRVGRGSNIQDHVMLHVSHKTDDKPEGSPLIIGEDCTIGHHVTLHGCTVGNCVLVGMGSIVLDDAVIEDDVMIGAGSLVPPRKRLESGYLYVGSPVKQVRRLTADEMAFLPYSAAHYVRVAEGHKAGG
- the uvrB gene encoding excinuclease ABC subunit UvrB; its protein translation is MDIIQYPDSPFKLHQPFPPAGDQPTAIAGLLEGLSDGLAYQTLLGVTGSGKTYTMANVIAQSGRPAIIMAHNKTLAAQLYAEMREFFPENAVEYFVSYYDYYQPEAYVPSRDLFIEKDSAINEHIEQMRLSATKNLMTRDDVIIVATVSAIYGIGDPTEYQQMVLSVKEGDTIEQRDIIATLVSMQYERGDLDFKRGSFRVRGDVIDVYPAESSENALRISLFDDEIDRLDMFDPLSGSLHQRVGRYTVFPSSHYVTPRDTVLRACESIKEELRERIEFFAREQRPVEQQRIEQRTRFDLEMLYEMGFCKGIENYSRHFSGKKEGEPPPTLMDYLPDNAIMFIDESHVTVTQIGGMYKGDASRKQNLVDYGFRLPSARDNRPLKFHEFEKVMPQTVFVSATPAKYEEEHAGQVVEQVVRPTGLVDPQIIIRPVATQVDDLMSEINDRIQKGERVLVTTLTKRMAEQLTDYYSELGIKVRYLHSDIDTVERVEIIRDLRLGLFDVLVGINLLREGLDIPEVSLVAILDADKEGFLRSHRSLIQTIGRAARNVNGVAILYADKITDSMKAAIDETERRREKQIKFNEEHGIVPQQIKKQVKDIIDGVYHEEDSGKGRLKGKNKVKVGEIHNEEDAIKEIAKLEKAMQQAARDLQFEEAAVLRDRIRGIKEGLLFGSKDFNGKD
- the cah gene encoding carbonic anhydrase yields the protein MLCFKRTLPRLTAVVLSAFTALSAVAHGDHTHWGYTGHDSPESWGNLSEEFRLCSTGKNQSPVNITETVSGRLPSIKANYHPSAVEVENNGHTIQVNYPEGGNTLTVNGRTYTLKQFHFHVPSENQIKGRTFPMEAHFVHLDENKQPLVLAVLYEAGKTNDRLASIWDAMPMTAGKVRLDQPFNAASLLPRNLRYYRFAGSLTTPPCTEGVSWLVLKTYDHIDQAQAEKFTRAIGSHNSRPVQPLNARVVIE
- a CDS encoding LysR substrate-binding domain-containing protein, with the protein product MINFRLIRHLWMFFAVAEEEHFGRAAEQLNMSQPPLTEHIKQLEQALGMVLFERSRRGTKLTAAGYSILPAVRKFAEQMQRLQTTVQEIAAGHSGILHIGAITMALLEVVPPLIEYIHQHYPTLTVRVREIDSGDAEPLLQAGDIDLAFARLEIPWDSTIRLHTLRREPLAVVLPKSHPFAERESIDLKDLACEGFVMFERAVSPDSFDALLAACQRAGFVPNILHEVRSIALQVAFAGCEQGVALVPVSSERYLPDNAVLRPLNDDIQITSVTLAFGR
- the leuE gene encoding leucine efflux protein LeuE, encoding MFGIINFSAYLLAVLLLVLLPGPNMIYCLSVAGQYGTKTGWSAFAGIFVGNGVLIVASTFGASALLQTYPSLFNALQLAGGAYLAYLGIMLLREGWLKLHHAAAAKADSHTAEGTLLQVFRKSLTISLLNPQSLLFFPAIMVQFVDIRYEHPYLSFLLLGGTFQLCSLLCMGTLILMANSVGRVGTKYSRVAAFGKSGAGALFIFFAAKLWLATAIV